One Parageobacillus sp. KH3-4 genomic region harbors:
- a CDS encoding ROK family protein, whose amino-acid sequence MYLGAIEAGGTKFVCAVGDRNGKIKERVTFPTTEPEETMRHVVEFFRRYELEAIGIGSFGPVDLRPDSATYGYITSTPKQKWMNFNFVGEMKRHFSVPIGFDTDVNAAALGERRWGAAKGLQSCIYITVGTGIGVGAIVEGSLLHGLMHPEMGHILVRRHPEDEFAGVCPYHGDCLEGMASGPAIEKRWGKKGAELADRTEVWELEAFYLAQAIANYILILSPEKVIIGGGVMKQEQLLPIIRHNVKEFLNGYIQQEAILQKIDEYIVLPGLGDNAGICGALALAKQALNE is encoded by the coding sequence GTGTATCTTGGAGCGATTGAAGCGGGCGGAACGAAATTTGTATGCGCTGTCGGGGATCGCAATGGAAAGATAAAAGAGAGAGTGACGTTTCCAACGACGGAACCGGAAGAAACGATGCGCCATGTCGTCGAGTTTTTCCGCCGATATGAATTAGAGGCGATCGGCATCGGTTCATTCGGCCCGGTTGATTTGCGCCCTGACAGCGCGACGTATGGCTATATTACGAGCACGCCAAAACAAAAATGGATGAATTTCAACTTTGTCGGAGAAATGAAACGGCACTTTTCCGTGCCGATTGGCTTTGATACCGATGTCAATGCAGCTGCGCTCGGGGAACGGCGCTGGGGTGCCGCGAAAGGGCTGCAAAGCTGCATTTATATTACGGTTGGAACAGGAATCGGCGTCGGGGCGATTGTTGAAGGCAGCTTGCTCCATGGCCTGATGCATCCGGAGATGGGGCATATTCTCGTCCGCCGCCATCCTGAAGATGAATTTGCCGGCGTCTGTCCATATCATGGAGATTGCTTGGAAGGAATGGCGTCTGGACCAGCGATTGAAAAGCGTTGGGGGAAAAAAGGTGCGGAGCTGGCCGATCGCACAGAAGTATGGGAATTAGAAGCGTTTTACTTAGCACAGGCAATTGCCAACTACATTTTAATTTTATCGCCGGAGAAAGTGATTATCGGCGGCGGCGTCATGAAGCAAGAGCAGTTGTTGCCGATCATTCGCCATAATGTTAAGGAATTTCTTAACGGTTATATACAACAAGAGGCGATTTTACAGAAAATTGATGAGTATATCGTTCTGCCTGGATTAGGGGATAACGCTGGAATTTGCGGTGCGCTTGCATTAGCGAAACAAGCGCTTAACGAGTAA
- a CDS encoding MBL fold metallo-hydrolase yields MKISNGVAMLELKVQGFVLNPTLIWDDETAVLIDAGMPGQLEQIRAAMSEVGVSFDKLKAVILTHQDLDHIGGLPEIRKVSTNRIEVYAHELDKPYIEGALPLIKTDPNRMSKEEWASLPEEVRILYQNPPKVKVDKTVDDGQELPYCGGIRVIFTPGHTPGHISLYLKQSKILVAGDAMICLDGSLHGPVQKTTLDMNTALRSLEKFLDLDIESVICYHGGICNGNVKNQLQHLVRKERNTAEKK; encoded by the coding sequence ATGAAGATTTCGAATGGAGTAGCAATGCTTGAATTAAAAGTTCAAGGTTTTGTTTTAAATCCTACGCTGATTTGGGATGATGAAACTGCTGTTTTAATTGATGCCGGTATGCCTGGGCAATTAGAACAAATACGTGCCGCCATGAGTGAGGTCGGCGTCTCCTTTGATAAATTGAAAGCAGTCATTCTGACGCATCAGGATTTGGATCACATAGGGGGTCTTCCTGAAATACGAAAAGTATCCACTAACCGCATTGAAGTGTACGCACACGAGCTTGACAAACCATATATTGAAGGGGCTTTGCCTCTTATCAAAACAGACCCCAACCGCATGAGTAAAGAAGAATGGGCGTCTCTTCCAGAGGAAGTGCGGATTTTATATCAGAATCCTCCGAAAGTGAAAGTTGACAAGACTGTGGATGACGGTCAAGAGCTTCCTTATTGCGGGGGGATTCGTGTTATTTTTACGCCTGGGCATACTCCGGGGCATATTAGTCTGTATTTAAAACAAAGTAAAATCCTCGTTGCTGGGGATGCAATGATATGTTTAGACGGCTCTTTGCACGGACCGGTTCAGAAAACAACGCTAGATATGAATACAGCGCTTCGTTCTTTGGAAAAATTTTTGGACTTGGATATCGAATCTGTGATTTGTTATCACGGAGGTATTTGTAATGGCAACGTGAAAAACCAGCTCCAGCACCTTGTAAGGAAAGAACGCAACACAGCGGAAAAGAAATGA
- a CDS encoding TetR/AcrR family transcriptional regulator: MADERKVQFIETAMKLFAEKGYYSTSIQDIVDAWGISKGAFYHHFSSKEDLMLAIIQHHFEKMLASITAIPQDSGSEKERFIQQIAAHFANMHEHKDFLQMMITEQLPKISRDIHLYLLKQQTYIFSWYCARLIEVYGTEIERYVFDVATMLNGMIRQYMFCFFLQANKLHAEELARFLVRRLDAIVASFSHDEAPILNKEILKPLIEMEEKEWRVLQEKISAHIAHMQKKILSLSLDKKIQHEIYAALDALEAELMNEESAPREYVVQGILLYIEKQHIPSLADDLASLTEVVQQYMTTNRWERRKWKKEMN, from the coding sequence ATGGCCGATGAACGCAAAGTCCAGTTTATTGAAACAGCTATGAAATTATTTGCGGAAAAAGGGTATTACTCTACATCGATTCAAGATATTGTCGATGCATGGGGAATTTCGAAAGGAGCGTTTTATCATCACTTTTCGTCAAAAGAAGACTTAATGCTCGCCATCATTCAGCACCATTTTGAAAAAATGCTGGCAAGCATCACCGCCATTCCGCAGGATAGCGGTTCGGAAAAAGAGCGGTTTATTCAGCAAATTGCTGCGCATTTTGCGAATATGCATGAGCATAAAGACTTTTTGCAGATGATGATCACTGAACAGCTGCCAAAAATTAGCCGCGATATTCATCTTTATTTATTGAAGCAGCAAACTTACATTTTTTCGTGGTATTGCGCTCGCCTCATCGAAGTATACGGAACAGAGATAGAGCGGTACGTGTTTGATGTGGCGACGATGTTAAACGGTATGATTCGCCAATATATGTTTTGTTTCTTTTTGCAGGCAAATAAGCTGCATGCCGAAGAATTGGCGCGTTTTCTCGTGCGGCGTTTGGATGCGATCGTTGCGAGTTTTTCCCATGATGAAGCGCCGATTTTAAACAAAGAAATATTAAAGCCGTTGATCGAAATGGAAGAAAAAGAGTGGCGTGTATTGCAAGAAAAGATTAGCGCCCACATTGCCCATATGCAAAAAAAGATTTTATCACTTTCGCTCGATAAAAAGATACAGCACGAGATTTATGCCGCGCTTGATGCGTTAGAAGCAGAGTTAATGAATGAAGAGTCGGCACCTAGGGAATATGTCGTACAAGGGATTTTATTATATATCGAAAAACAGCATATTCCGTCGCTAGCCGATGATTTAGCGTCGTTGACAGAAGTCGTTCAACAATATATGACAACGAATAGATGGGAGAGAAGAAAATGGAAAAAGGAAATGAATTAG
- a CDS encoding MDR family MFS transporter — translation MEKGNELAMQSSTIRHRNILITGLIIAMLFGALDGTIVGTAMPRIVGELGGLSLMTWLTTAYMLTSTTVVPIAGKLADLLGRRVIYVTGLVIFMIGSVLCGMADNMTELIIYRGLQGVGGGIMMPMAMIVIGDVFTGKERAKWQGVFGALYGLASVIGPQIGGFIVDHLNWRWVFYINLPVGILATIFIAMGLSKYKAEGPVKFDLAGMFTMVVGVVSLLLALTFGGDKYEWTSWQILTLFAAALVFLTLFVFAEMKAEEPILPMHLFRHRTFIVLNGIGFLMSVGMFGAIMFVPFFMQGVVGVSATQSGTIMTPMMITMIIGSIIGGRTVYKIGVKSQIFIGMVIMAAGFSLLSTMDVDTSKWTATLYMIILGLGMGLVMPILTLALQESFPKSELGVVTSSSQFFRSIGGTFGMTVLGAIMNHRSSQLLDDRLMPMLQSLPAQAKGMVDRFAHMIHDDPQGLYSILFSPEALEKIPPQMRETFVPILKQSLVDSLHSVFLFGLIFVIGGTALVFGLKKIKLSDKQRTLQEMGKNEELPQN, via the coding sequence ATGGAAAAAGGAAATGAATTAGCAATGCAATCGAGCACCATTCGACATCGGAATATATTAATTACAGGTCTTATCATTGCCATGCTTTTTGGGGCATTGGACGGAACGATCGTCGGGACGGCGATGCCGCGCATTGTCGGGGAGCTTGGCGGGTTGAGCTTGATGACGTGGCTGACGACCGCTTATATGCTCACTTCGACGACGGTCGTGCCGATTGCCGGCAAGCTTGCGGATTTATTAGGTAGACGGGTCATTTATGTGACAGGACTCGTCATTTTTATGATTGGCTCCGTGCTTTGCGGCATGGCTGATAATATGACGGAACTCATCATTTACCGCGGGTTGCAAGGAGTCGGCGGGGGAATTATGATGCCGATGGCAATGATCGTCATCGGGGATGTGTTTACCGGAAAAGAACGTGCGAAATGGCAAGGGGTGTTCGGTGCGTTATACGGCCTTGCCTCCGTAATAGGTCCGCAAATCGGCGGCTTTATCGTCGACCATTTGAATTGGCGCTGGGTATTTTATATTAATCTTCCTGTCGGGATTTTGGCAACGATTTTTATTGCGATGGGATTGAGCAAATATAAAGCCGAAGGGCCAGTGAAATTTGATCTTGCCGGGATGTTTACGATGGTTGTCGGCGTTGTTAGCCTGCTTTTAGCGTTAACGTTTGGCGGAGATAAGTACGAATGGACATCATGGCAAATCCTGACGCTGTTTGCGGCGGCCCTTGTCTTTTTAACGCTGTTTGTATTCGCAGAGATGAAAGCAGAAGAACCGATTTTGCCGATGCATTTATTTCGACACCGCACGTTTATCGTGCTAAATGGAATTGGCTTTTTAATGAGTGTCGGCATGTTTGGAGCGATTATGTTCGTTCCGTTTTTTATGCAAGGAGTTGTCGGAGTGAGCGCAACCCAGTCCGGCACGATTATGACGCCGATGATGATTACAATGATTATCGGAAGCATCATTGGCGGCCGAACTGTTTATAAAATTGGCGTAAAATCACAGATATTCATTGGCATGGTCATTATGGCAGCGGGGTTCAGTTTATTAAGCACGATGGACGTGGATACATCGAAATGGACGGCCACGTTGTATATGATCATTTTAGGGCTTGGAATGGGGTTAGTGATGCCGATTTTAACGCTTGCTTTGCAAGAGAGTTTTCCAAAGTCTGAGCTTGGCGTCGTCACTTCCTCAAGCCAATTTTTCCGCTCGATCGGCGGAACGTTTGGTATGACGGTGTTGGGAGCGATTATGAACCATCGCTCGAGCCAGCTGCTTGACGATCGGCTCATGCCAATGCTTCAGTCGCTTCCTGCGCAGGCAAAAGGCATGGTGGATCGATTTGCCCATATGATTCATGATGATCCGCAAGGGCTTTATTCGATTTTGTTTAGCCCGGAAGCGCTAGAGAAAATACCGCCGCAAATGCGGGAAACATTTGTGCCGATTTTAAAACAGTCGCTCGTCGATTCGCTTCATTCCGTATTTTTGTTTGGGCTTATTTTTGTCATCGGCGGAACGGCGCTTGTATTTGGGTTGAAAAAAATCAAGCTATCCGACAAACAACGGACATTACAAGAAATGGGCAAAAACGAAGAACTGCCGCAGAACTGA
- a CDS encoding DUF779 domain-containing protein, with amino-acid sequence MSDQPKVIATEAALELIEKLKAKYGPLMFHQSGGCCDGSSPMCYPQGDLIIGDSDVLLGEIGGCPFYISKAQYEYWKHTQLIIDVVPGRGGMFSLEGPEGVRFLTRSKVFD; translated from the coding sequence ATGAGTGACCAGCCAAAAGTGATCGCGACTGAAGCCGCTTTGGAGCTGATTGAAAAGCTAAAGGCAAAATACGGGCCGCTCATGTTTCATCAATCGGGCGGGTGCTGTGATGGCAGCTCACCGATGTGCTACCCGCAAGGCGATCTAATCATCGGCGATTCCGACGTGCTGCTTGGAGAAATCGGCGGCTGCCCGTTTTACATTTCCAAAGCGCAATACGAATATTGGAAACATACGCAGCTTATTATTGACGTCGTTCCCGGGCGCGGCGGCATGTTTTCCTTAGAAGGTCCAGAAGGCGTCCGCTTTCTCACCCGCTCTAAAGTGTTTGACTAG
- the adh gene encoding aldehyde dehydrogenase, with protein MIYAQPGQPGSLITFKKRYENFIGGKWVPPVDGEYFENISPVTGKPYCEVPRSKAADIELALDAAHAAKDAWGRTSPAERARILNKIADRMEENLEMLAVAETWENGKPIRETLNADIPLAIDHFRYFAGCIRAEEGTLAEIDHDTVAYHFKEPLGVVGQIIPWNFPLLMAAWKLAPALAAGNCVVLKPAEQTPTSILVLMELIEDLLPPGVVNIVNGFGLEAGKPLASSNRIAKIAFTGETTTGRLIMQYASQNIIPVTLELGGKSPNIFFEDVAAKDDEFFDKALEGFTLFALNQGEVCTCPSRALIQESIYDKFMERALERVKQIKQGNPLDTETMIGAQASSEQLEKILSYIDIGKQEGAELLIGGERNYLEGDLRDGYYVKPTVFKGHNKMRIFQEEIFGPVVSVTTFKDFDEALEIANETLYGLGAGVWTRDINTAYRVGRGIQAGRVWTNCYHVYPAHAAFGGYKLSGFGRETHKMMLEHYQQTKNLLVSYSPKKLGLF; from the coding sequence ATGATTTACGCTCAACCTGGGCAGCCTGGTTCGCTCATCACTTTCAAAAAACGCTATGAAAACTTCATTGGCGGCAAATGGGTCCCGCCGGTCGATGGCGAGTATTTTGAAAACATTTCTCCGGTCACTGGGAAACCTTATTGTGAAGTACCGCGTTCCAAAGCAGCGGACATCGAGTTAGCATTAGACGCTGCCCATGCCGCGAAAGACGCGTGGGGGCGCACTTCTCCTGCCGAACGCGCGCGCATCCTCAACAAAATCGCCGACCGCATGGAAGAAAACTTGGAAATGCTTGCCGTCGCGGAAACTTGGGAAAACGGCAAGCCGATTCGCGAAACGTTGAATGCGGACATTCCGCTTGCCATCGATCATTTCCGCTATTTCGCCGGCTGCATCCGCGCGGAAGAAGGCACATTAGCGGAAATCGACCATGATACAGTCGCCTATCATTTTAAGGAACCGCTTGGGGTTGTCGGACAAATCATCCCATGGAACTTCCCGCTTTTAATGGCGGCTTGGAAGCTCGCGCCGGCATTGGCCGCGGGAAACTGCGTTGTCCTAAAACCTGCAGAACAAACACCAACTTCGATCCTCGTGCTTATGGAACTCATTGAAGATTTGCTTCCTCCAGGTGTCGTCAACATCGTCAACGGATTCGGCTTGGAAGCCGGAAAACCACTCGCTTCAAGCAACCGCATCGCTAAAATTGCTTTCACCGGCGAAACGACAACAGGACGCTTAATTATGCAATACGCATCGCAAAACATTATTCCAGTAACATTAGAGCTTGGCGGAAAATCGCCAAACATTTTCTTCGAAGACGTAGCGGCAAAAGACGATGAATTTTTCGATAAAGCGCTCGAAGGCTTTACGCTGTTCGCGTTAAACCAAGGCGAAGTGTGTACGTGCCCTTCCCGCGCCCTCATCCAAGAATCGATTTACGATAAATTTATGGAGCGCGCGTTAGAGCGTGTAAAACAAATTAAACAAGGTAATCCGCTCGATACGGAAACAATGATTGGCGCGCAAGCATCTTCGGAACAATTGGAAAAAATATTATCGTACATTGATATCGGCAAACAAGAAGGCGCCGAATTGCTTATCGGCGGAGAACGCAACTACTTAGAAGGCGACTTAAGAGATGGCTACTACGTGAAACCGACGGTGTTCAAAGGTCATAATAAAATGCGCATTTTCCAAGAAGAAATTTTCGGACCGGTCGTCTCCGTCACAACCTTTAAAGACTTCGACGAAGCGTTGGAAATCGCCAACGAAACATTGTACGGCTTAGGCGCCGGCGTCTGGACGCGCGACATTAATACCGCTTATCGCGTCGGGCGCGGCATCCAGGCAGGACGCGTCTGGACAAACTGCTACCACGTGTATCCTGCGCACGCGGCATTCGGAGGCTATAAATTATCCGGATTCGGCCGTGAAACGCATAAAATGATGCTTGAACATTATCAACAAACGAAAAACTTGCTCGTCAGCTATTCGCCGAAAAAACTCGGGCTCTTCTAA
- a CDS encoding DUF1284 domain-containing protein, with amino-acid sequence MKPLRLRGHHLLCVHGFRGMGYSPSFVEKMWEVVAKIRDEEQDFPIQVVAALDDACMACPHHGETACQAAPDSNEHVLSMDQKVIRHLGIEEGGVYLKSELVRRTAQRVRPDDLDYLCANCSWLPYGVCKEGIANVQNGNVAQKSEG; translated from the coding sequence ATGAAGCCGCTGCGGTTGCGAGGCCATCATTTATTATGTGTTCATGGATTTCGCGGGATGGGATACAGCCCGTCGTTTGTCGAAAAAATGTGGGAAGTAGTGGCGAAAATTCGCGATGAAGAGCAAGATTTTCCGATTCAAGTCGTTGCCGCGCTCGACGATGCGTGCATGGCGTGTCCGCATCACGGGGAAACGGCATGCCAAGCGGCCCCGGATTCGAACGAACATGTTCTTTCGATGGATCAAAAAGTGATCCGTCATTTAGGAATTGAAGAAGGCGGAGTTTATTTAAAGTCGGAATTGGTGCGGCGGACAGCGCAAAGGGTGCGCCCGGATGATTTGGACTACTTATGCGCCAACTGTTCGTGGCTTCCGTACGGCGTATGCAAGGAAGGGATTGCGAATGTGCAAAACGGCAACGTCGCGCAAAAAAGTGAAGGATGA
- a CDS encoding aspartate kinase, protein MKVAKFGGSSVASATQFRKVADIVGSDVERRIIVVSAPGKRFKDDIKITDILIQLAQAVMDGKACDEIVQAVVKRYAEIAKELELPADEFLAELENDLRWKMSEYRDNPSRLMDAIKASGEDHNARLMALYLQEIGLEASYVNPREAGIVVTDEPGNAQILPESYEKLFHLRKRRGVLVIPGFFGYSPEGNIVTFPRGGSDITGSIVAAGVKADVYENFTDVDSIYCVNPSIVENPRQLKEITYREMRELSYSGFSVFHDEALEPVYKSGIPVCVKNTNNPAAPGTWIVAKRNHLDEPIAGIASDTGFCSINISKYLMNREIGFGRKLLQILEDEGISYEHTPSGIDNMSVILRANQLEGGKEQRILDRIQTELKVDEVHIERGLALIMVVGEGMERTVGMAAKATTALAKANINLEMINQGSSEVSMMFGVKEEVVVDAVRALYQAYFQEAVVGNEV, encoded by the coding sequence ATGAAAGTAGCAAAATTTGGCGGAAGCTCGGTCGCAAGCGCCACGCAGTTTCGAAAAGTGGCTGATATTGTCGGCTCTGACGTGGAGCGCCGCATTATTGTCGTGTCAGCGCCCGGGAAGCGATTTAAAGATGACATAAAAATAACCGATATTCTTATTCAATTGGCGCAAGCCGTCATGGATGGGAAAGCGTGCGACGAAATCGTTCAAGCGGTAGTAAAGAGATATGCGGAAATCGCCAAGGAACTCGAATTGCCGGCAGACGAGTTCTTGGCAGAATTGGAAAACGATTTGCGCTGGAAAATGAGCGAATATCGAGACAATCCTAGCCGTTTGATGGACGCGATCAAAGCGAGCGGGGAAGATCATAATGCTAGATTGATGGCGCTCTATTTACAGGAGATAGGGCTGGAAGCAAGCTACGTCAACCCGCGGGAAGCGGGAATTGTCGTTACGGATGAACCGGGAAATGCGCAAATTTTGCCGGAATCGTATGAAAAGCTGTTTCATTTGCGAAAACGGCGCGGCGTGTTAGTGATTCCAGGATTTTTTGGCTACTCGCCAGAAGGGAATATTGTCACATTCCCGCGCGGCGGTTCGGATATTACTGGATCGATTGTGGCAGCTGGGGTGAAAGCGGACGTATATGAAAACTTTACGGACGTTGATTCGATTTATTGCGTCAATCCTTCCATTGTCGAAAATCCGCGCCAGTTAAAAGAAATTACATATCGGGAAATGCGCGAGCTTTCTTATTCAGGGTTTTCCGTGTTTCATGACGAAGCGCTGGAACCAGTTTATAAATCGGGCATTCCCGTTTGTGTGAAAAACACGAATAACCCCGCCGCTCCGGGCACTTGGATTGTCGCAAAACGCAACCATCTCGACGAGCCGATTGCCGGCATCGCCAGCGATACGGGATTTTGCAGCATTAACATCAGCAAATATTTAATGAACAGGGAAATCGGATTTGGACGTAAACTGCTGCAAATTTTAGAGGATGAAGGAATTTCGTATGAACATACTCCGTCCGGAATTGACAACATGTCCGTTATTTTACGGGCAAATCAGCTAGAAGGAGGAAAAGAGCAGCGCATTTTAGACCGCATTCAAACGGAGCTGAAAGTCGACGAAGTTCATATTGAGCGCGGGCTTGCGCTCATCATGGTCGTTGGCGAAGGGATGGAGCGCACTGTCGGGATGGCGGCAAAGGCGACTACGGCGCTTGCGAAGGCAAACATTAACCTCGAAATGATCAACCAAGGTTCATCGGAAGTAAGCATGATGTTCGGCGTAAAAGAAGAAGTCGTAGTCGATGCGGTGCGCGCGCTCTACCAAGCGTATTTTCAAGAGGCAGTCGTAGGAAACGAAGTTTAA
- a CDS encoding processed acidic surface protein, with the protein MNRFCFAIIACFFFAIVHGVAPAFAQIEKRELEQYISSIGWTMNDLLNYLDDYHMTIADFQTMDELKQWLGTPIAEENFQQLLKRYQLTQEELEALLGQFGETVQDYTFIEDLNAAVAFYLRHNEQMQQINDMLGAIGFTEKEANRLFEHVASLHRQNLPQQLKALDARMEPFLQVADAALLTKQQRRQLFSIWEDALSALQIKPRFYLQENGKKQEVSYHRLLSLNTLGGRDLLIELYNQKGELLADVQLSEEILTSGYVFRAGEKFIDASMLASEMEETMRGDKMPDTASPYLANMLLGLLLALFGAYAFWRIKSKAAE; encoded by the coding sequence ATGAACCGATTTTGCTTCGCCATCATCGCATGTTTCTTTTTTGCCATCGTCCACGGCGTCGCGCCCGCATTTGCGCAAATCGAAAAGCGGGAGCTCGAGCAATACATCAGCAGCATCGGCTGGACCATGAATGATTTACTAAACTATTTGGACGATTATCATATGACGATCGCGGATTTTCAGACGATGGACGAACTAAAGCAATGGCTCGGCACACCGATTGCAGAAGAAAATTTCCAGCAGTTACTCAAGCGCTATCAATTGACACAAGAAGAATTGGAAGCGCTGCTTGGCCAGTTTGGCGAAACGGTGCAAGATTATACGTTCATTGAGGACTTGAATGCGGCTGTCGCCTTTTATTTGCGCCATAACGAGCAGATGCAGCAAATTAACGATATGCTTGGAGCGATTGGCTTTACGGAAAAGGAAGCGAATCGTTTATTTGAGCATGTCGCCTCGCTTCATCGCCAAAATTTGCCGCAGCAGCTGAAAGCGTTGGACGCGCGCATGGAACCGTTTCTGCAAGTGGCAGACGCGGCGCTACTAACGAAACAGCAACGGCGGCAATTGTTTTCCATTTGGGAAGATGCGCTGTCTGCGCTGCAAATAAAACCGAGATTTTATTTGCAGGAAAACGGAAAAAAACAGGAAGTATCTTATCACCGGCTTTTGTCGCTAAATACGCTCGGCGGACGCGATTTATTGATTGAGCTGTACAATCAAAAAGGAGAATTGCTTGCTGATGTGCAGTTATCGGAGGAGATACTGACTTCGGGATATGTGTTTCGGGCTGGCGAAAAATTTATCGACGCCAGCATGCTAGCAAGCGAAATGGAAGAAACAATGCGCGGCGATAAAATGCCGGATACCGCTTCTCCGTACCTTGCCAATATGTTGCTTGGCCTTCTGCTTGCTTTGTTCGGTGCTTACGCGTTTTGGCGGATAAAAAGCAAAGCGGCGGAGTGA
- a CDS encoding class D sortase: MGGSWETYKTWGAVFCMVAGLMAAVWNGYSYWLGYDAVKPWKEERKTPIAPRTADLQTANIVAKPKIGEQIGTLLIPKLGISIPIYHGTEKGQLRKGIGHYPKSALPGEPNNMVLSGHRDTVFWQLGEIGVGDKLIVETAIKQFVYRVKKVRIVDENDRTVLVEKPRPTLTVTTCYPFRFIGKAKQRYVLVAQLVSTIKKTG, from the coding sequence ATGGGAGGGAGCTGGGAAACATACAAAACGTGGGGCGCCGTTTTTTGCATGGTGGCAGGGTTGATGGCGGCGGTTTGGAACGGATATTCATATTGGCTTGGGTACGATGCCGTAAAACCGTGGAAAGAAGAAAGAAAAACGCCGATTGCTCCGCGAACGGCTGATTTGCAAACGGCGAACATCGTCGCGAAGCCAAAGATTGGCGAACAAATCGGAACGTTATTGATTCCAAAACTCGGCATTTCCATACCAATTTATCATGGCACGGAAAAGGGACAATTGCGGAAAGGAATCGGCCACTACCCGAAAAGCGCTTTGCCCGGGGAACCAAACAACATGGTGCTGTCCGGTCATCGCGATACCGTATTTTGGCAATTGGGGGAAATCGGCGTTGGCGACAAATTGATCGTGGAAACAGCGATAAAGCAGTTTGTTTATCGCGTGAAAAAAGTGCGCATCGTCGATGAAAACGATCGCACTGTTCTCGTGGAAAAACCGCGTCCGACATTAACGGTGACGACATGTTATCCGTTTCGCTTTATTGGCAAAGCGAAGCAGCGCTATGTTCTTGTTGCACAGCTTGTTTCCACCATAAAGAAAACGGGCTAG
- a CDS encoding YwpF-like family protein, with protein sequence MKTFKLVGLSVVHDDLHRQEIPFIDGLIINKEDGQNHWLIETYLDKQYEPIFSELQKRNDEFRLQVTITNRSNDPANMIATVRSITRMNDHISVLMDGLLIRSKTDLAEVVLANLVEKGLQGEALLKEFKQQLNERRGFKNNEEKNANSTIKG encoded by the coding sequence ATGAAAACCTTCAAGCTTGTGGGGCTCTCCGTCGTTCACGACGATTTGCATCGGCAAGAAATTCCATTCATTGACGGACTTATTATTAATAAGGAAGACGGACAAAACCACTGGCTGATCGAGACGTATTTAGATAAACAATACGAACCGATCTTTTCCGAGCTGCAAAAAAGAAACGATGAATTCCGTCTTCAAGTAACGATTACCAACCGAAGCAACGATCCCGCCAACATGATCGCGACCGTTCGTTCCATCACAAGAATGAACGACCATATTAGCGTGCTGATGGATGGCTTGTTAATTCGAAGCAAAACGGACTTAGCAGAAGTGGTGCTCGCGAACCTTGTCGAAAAAGGGCTGCAAGGAGAAGCGTTATTGAAGGAATTTAAACAGCAATTGAACGAGCGCCGCGGCTTCAAAAATAATGAAGAAAAAAACGCGAATTCCACTATAAAGGGCTAG
- the ssb gene encoding single-stranded DNA-binding protein, translating into MINQVVLVGRLTKDPELRYTADGAAVANVTLAVTRNFRNAEGGIDTDFVQCTLWRKVAENTANYCRKGSIIGVMGRIQTRSYEKKDGQRVFVTEVVAESVRFMGGKTHEWIEHS; encoded by the coding sequence ATGATCAACCAAGTCGTGCTCGTCGGCCGGCTGACAAAAGATCCAGAACTTCGATATACCGCCGATGGAGCCGCGGTCGCTAACGTCACATTAGCGGTGACAAGAAATTTTCGCAATGCGGAAGGGGGAATTGACACCGATTTCGTTCAATGCACACTCTGGCGAAAAGTGGCGGAGAACACGGCGAATTATTGCCGGAAAGGTTCGATTATTGGCGTCATGGGGCGAATTCAAACGAGAAGCTATGAAAAGAAAGACGGACAGCGGGTGTTTGTGACGGAAGTGGTAGCCGAATCCGTGCGATTTATGGGCGGCAAAACGCACGAATGGATCGAACATTCATAG